Proteins encoded together in one Lathyrus oleraceus cultivar Zhongwan6 chromosome 5, CAAS_Psat_ZW6_1.0, whole genome shotgun sequence window:
- the LOC127086505 gene encoding kinesin-like protein KIN-12C yields MGERTTADGKLHTPNKEIKRMKAALVGALRREKMAETTIQNLNIEIDRMKCLAQQKEEDAQHTSIMLSHCEEKIKQLELLVDGQLSAEKHLMEENKALKEEFRLQLSG; encoded by the exons ATGGGAGAAAGAACGACGGCAGATGGCAAGCTGCATACTCCAAACAAAGAG ATTAAACGCATGAAAGCTGCTTTGGTTGGAGCCTTGAGGAGAGAAAAAATGGCCGAGACTACAATCCAGAATTTAAACATTGAAATTGATCGCATGAAATGCTTG GCTCAACAAAAGGAAGAAGATGCTCAACATACTTCAATTATGCTGAGCCACTGCGAGGAGAAAATTAAACAACTTGAATTGTTGGTAGATGGTCAACTGTCAGCTGAGAAGCATCTCATGGAGGAAAATAAGGCTTTAAAAGAGGAGTTTCGGCTTCAATTATCTGGTTAA